In a genomic window of Muntiacus reevesi chromosome 1, mMunRee1.1, whole genome shotgun sequence:
- the PDE6H gene encoding retinal cone rhodopsin-sensitive cGMP 3',5'-cyclic phosphodiesterase subunit gamma has protein sequence MSDNTALAPPTSNQGPTTPRKGPPKFKQRQSRQFKSKPPKKGVKGFGDDIPGMEGLGTDITVICPWEAFSHLELHELAQFGII, from the exons ATGAGCGACAATACTGCGTTGGCTCCTCCGACTTCAAACCAGGGTCCCACCACCCCACGCAAAGGGCCCCCTAAGTTCAAGCAGAGGCAGTCTCGTCAGTTCAAGAGCAAGCCTCCTAAGAAAGGTGTGAAAGG GTTTGGAGATGACATTCCAGGCATGGAGGGACTAGGAACAG ATATCACTGTGATCTGTCCTTGGGAGGCATTCAGCCACTTGGAGTTGCACGAGCTCGCTCAGTTTGGAATCATCTGA